A genomic segment from Clostridium pasteurianum BC1 encodes:
- a CDS encoding ComEC/Rec2 family competence protein, which translates to MKLRLKRFYIYMFPLLIFMSIFMSSLFKTYNFSIINVISRLSTNSSIVKINYPSDTLIVHYIDVGQGDSELVQINNKNLLIDAGPKDAEDKVVSYIKTQGITTLDYLIETHPHEDHIGGMEAVVKSFKINEFIGPKIYNPPTTSIFRNLISTLKNRNMKITVLDPGDHINLWENVECQILSPKKASYDNLNNYSVVLKITYKNSKFLFAGDAEQEDEKKIINDGFDISSDVLKVGHHGSSSSSSEDFLKEVSPKVAVISCGKNNDYGHPHKFTLDKLNNINCKIYRTDLNGDIVITSDGNNIKKIDTH; encoded by the coding sequence ATGAAGCTAAGGTTAAAAAGATTTTACATATACATGTTTCCTTTACTTATATTTATGTCCATCTTCATGTCTTCTTTATTCAAAACTTATAATTTTTCTATAATCAATGTGATAAGCCGTCTGTCTACAAATTCCTCTATAGTAAAAATCAATTATCCTTCCGATACATTAATAGTACATTATATAGATGTAGGACAAGGTGACAGCGAATTAGTTCAGATTAATAATAAAAACCTCCTTATTGATGCTGGTCCTAAGGATGCTGAGGATAAGGTTGTATCCTATATAAAAACTCAAGGTATCACTACACTGGATTACCTAATAGAAACCCATCCCCATGAAGATCATATTGGAGGAATGGAAGCTGTTGTTAAAAGTTTTAAAATTAATGAATTCATTGGTCCCAAAATATATAATCCTCCTACCACTTCTATTTTTAGAAATCTTATAAGTACGTTGAAAAATAGAAATATGAAAATAACTGTATTAGATCCAGGTGATCATATAAACCTATGGGAAAATGTAGAATGTCAAATATTATCTCCTAAAAAAGCCTCTTATGATAATCTAAATAATTATTCTGTTGTATTAAAAATAACATATAAAAATTCCAAATTTCTTTTTGCTGGAGATGCAGAACAGGAAGATGAAAAGAAGATAATAAATGATGGTTTTGATATATCCTCTGATGTATTAAAGGTAGGACACCATGGCAGCAGTAGTTCCTCTAGTGAAGATTTTTTAAAGGAAGTTTCTCCTAAAGTTGCTGTTATAAGCTGTGGTAAAAATAATGATTACGGCCATCCACATAAATTCACTTTAGATAAACTTAATAATATCAATTGTAAAATATATAGAACAGATTTAAATGGTGATATAGTAATTACAAGTGATGGAAATAATATAAAAAAAATTGATACTCATTGA
- the clpB gene encoding ATP-dependent chaperone ClpB — MNVERLTTKVKQAINDSQLVAVRFNHQTIDSIHLFMALVSQEDGLIPNIFSKMGVDIQSLIRDIEGELDKMPKVLGEGAQSSSVYATRRFEEIFIKAEKISKDFKDSYVSSEHVMIALMESDKNDTVVAILNRHNIVKKEFLKTLAEIRGNQRVETEDPEGTYDALSKYGRNLVEEAKKHKLDPVIGRDEEIRRVVRILSRRTKNNPVLIGEPGVGKTAIVEGLAERIIRGDIPEGLKNKIIFSLDMGSLIAGAKYRGEFEERLKAVLKEVQNSEGKIILFIDEIHTIVGAGKTEGAMDAGNLIKPLLARGELHCIGATTFDEYRKYIEKDKALERRFQPVIVSEPTVEDSISILRGLKERFEIHHGVRIHDSAIIAAAKLSDRYITDRFLPDKAIDLVDEAGAMIRTEIDSMPTEMDMLKRKIFQMEIEKEALSKEKDEATRERLKTLEEELSNLKEKDKEMTSKYENEKSQIIEVKELKTKLDEVRGQIEKAEREYDLNKAAELKYGTVPNLEKEIDEKEKLIKGKTENALLKEEVTEEEISQIVSKWTGIPVSRLVEGERKKLLRLEDELRMRVIGQDEAIKAVSNAVIRARAGLKDIKRPIGSFIFLGPTGVGKTELAKTLARTLFDTEENIIRIDMSEYMEKYSVSRLIGAPPGYVGYEEGGQLTEAVRRKPYSVILFDEIEKAHDDVFNIFLQILDDGRLTDNKGKTVDFKNCIIIMTSNIGSNYLLDNKGEIGIDENIKKYVMDEMKARFKPEFLNRLDDIIMFKPLSTNEITKIIDIFIEDIRKRLNEKNIKLVITEEAEKLMAREGYDPIYGARPLKRYIENTLETEIARKIIGGEIYEGTAVKVDGKDDNIVIEKMN, encoded by the coding sequence ATGAATGTAGAAAGGTTAACCACAAAAGTTAAGCAAGCCATAAATGATTCTCAACTTGTAGCTGTAAGATTTAATCATCAAACTATAGATTCTATTCACCTTTTTATGGCTTTAGTTTCTCAAGAAGATGGCCTTATTCCAAATATTTTTAGTAAAATGGGAGTGGATATTCAGAGCCTTATAAGGGATATTGAAGGTGAGTTAGATAAAATGCCTAAGGTATTAGGCGAGGGAGCCCAAAGCTCTTCCGTTTATGCAACCAGAAGATTTGAAGAAATATTTATAAAGGCTGAAAAAATATCTAAGGATTTTAAGGATTCATATGTAAGCTCAGAGCATGTTATGATTGCCTTAATGGAATCAGATAAAAATGATACTGTGGTGGCTATACTCAATAGGCATAATATAGTCAAAAAAGAATTTCTAAAAACTTTAGCTGAAATTAGGGGAAATCAGAGAGTAGAAACTGAAGACCCAGAAGGTACCTATGACGCCCTTTCTAAATATGGAAGAAATTTAGTGGAAGAAGCTAAAAAGCATAAATTGGACCCTGTTATAGGTAGAGATGAGGAAATAAGAAGGGTTGTAAGAATACTTTCCAGGAGAACAAAAAATAATCCGGTTTTAATTGGAGAACCTGGCGTTGGAAAAACAGCTATAGTTGAAGGGTTAGCAGAAAGAATTATAAGAGGAGATATTCCAGAGGGATTAAAAAATAAAATTATTTTTTCTTTAGATATGGGATCTCTTATTGCAGGTGCAAAATATAGAGGTGAATTTGAAGAAAGACTTAAAGCTGTTTTAAAGGAAGTTCAAAATAGTGAAGGGAAAATAATACTATTCATAGATGAAATACACACTATAGTAGGAGCAGGGAAAACAGAAGGAGCAATGGATGCAGGAAATTTAATAAAGCCGCTTCTTGCAAGGGGAGAGCTTCATTGTATTGGTGCAACTACCTTTGATGAGTATAGAAAATATATAGAAAAGGACAAAGCTCTGGAGAGGAGATTTCAGCCTGTCATTGTATCAGAACCTACTGTTGAAGATTCCATTTCTATTCTTAGAGGTTTAAAGGAAAGATTTGAAATACATCATGGTGTTAGAATACATGATTCCGCTATTATAGCAGCCGCAAAGCTCTCAGATAGGTATATCACAGATAGATTTTTACCAGATAAGGCAATTGATCTTGTAGATGAAGCTGGTGCTATGATAAGAACTGAAATTGATAGTATGCCTACAGAAATGGATATGCTCAAGAGGAAAATATTTCAAATGGAAATTGAAAAAGAAGCATTGTCCAAGGAAAAAGATGAGGCAACTAGAGAAAGACTTAAAACATTAGAGGAAGAACTAAGTAATCTTAAAGAAAAAGATAAAGAGATGACTTCAAAATATGAAAATGAAAAATCACAGATAATAGAAGTTAAAGAACTAAAAACTAAACTTGATGAAGTGAGGGGTCAGATAGAAAAAGCAGAACGAGAATACGATTTGAATAAGGCCGCTGAATTAAAATATGGAACAGTACCTAATCTTGAAAAAGAAATAGATGAAAAAGAGAAATTAATCAAAGGGAAAACTGAAAATGCACTTTTGAAGGAAGAGGTTACAGAAGAGGAAATATCACAAATTGTATCTAAATGGACTGGAATACCTGTATCAAGACTTGTAGAAGGGGAAAGAAAAAAACTTCTTAGACTTGAAGATGAATTGAGAATGAGAGTAATAGGTCAGGATGAAGCAATAAAAGCTGTATCTAATGCAGTAATAAGAGCGAGAGCTGGACTTAAGGATATAAAGAGACCTATTGGTTCTTTCATATTCCTTGGACCAACAGGAGTAGGTAAAACTGAACTTGCTAAAACCCTTGCAAGAACTTTGTTTGATACAGAGGAAAATATTATAAGAATAGATATGTCAGAGTATATGGAAAAATATTCTGTATCAAGACTTATTGGAGCACCTCCAGGATATGTAGGATACGAAGAGGGTGGCCAACTTACAGAAGCAGTAAGAAGAAAACCTTATAGCGTAATTTTATTTGATGAAATAGAAAAGGCCCACGATGATGTATTCAATATATTTCTTCAAATTTTAGACGATGGTAGGCTTACAGATAATAAAGGCAAAACGGTAGATTTTAAAAATTGTATTATAATTATGACATCCAATATAGGTAGTAACTATCTTCTGGACAATAAAGGAGAAATTGGTATTGATGAAAATATAAAAAAATATGTAATGGATGAAATGAAGGCCAGATTTAAACCGGAATTTCTTAACAGGCTGGATGATATAATAATGTTTAAACCTCTGTCAACTAATGAGATAACTAAGATTATAGATATATTCATTGAAGATATAAGAAAAAGACTTAATGAGAAGAATATTAAGCTTGTTATTACAGAAGAAGCTGAAAAGCTTATGGCAAGAGAAGGTTATGACCCAATTTATGGAGCTAGACCGTTAAAGAGATACATTGAAAACACTTTAGAAACAGAAATAGCAAGAAAAATTATTGGTGGAGAAATATATGAAGGTACAGCAGTAAAGGTAGATGGGAAAGACGATAATATAGTTATTGAAAAAATGAATTGA
- a CDS encoding RNA polymerase sigma factor, with amino-acid sequence MSEDEDGIINGIRAGDENCFIRLVDTYKKRVIALCYSYTEDSHEAEDLSQEVFISFYKSVNRFRGDCSISTYIYKIAVTKCLDFKKKRSMKSMLKEIFKDKGKEDELDEKIFIRQCIDELPKEIKIPVVLFYYVGLNQKEIGKVLNISQKAVEGRIYRGKQKLRDKLLKGGNIVCSKSQII; translated from the coding sequence TTGAGTGAAGATGAGGATGGAATAATTAATGGCATAAGAGCAGGAGATGAGAATTGTTTTATAAGGCTAGTGGATACGTATAAGAAGAGAGTTATAGCTCTGTGTTATTCTTACACGGAGGATAGCCATGAAGCTGAAGATTTATCACAGGAGGTATTTATTAGTTTTTATAAAAGTGTAAATAGATTTAGAGGAGATTGTTCTATTTCTACTTACATATATAAGATAGCAGTGACAAAATGTTTAGATTTTAAGAAGAAGAGAAGTATGAAATCAATGTTAAAAGAAATATTTAAGGATAAAGGTAAAGAAGATGAATTAGATGAAAAAATTTTTATAAGACAATGTATAGATGAATTACCTAAAGAGATAAAAATTCCTGTAGTTTTGTTTTATTATGTGGGACTTAATCAAAAGGAGATAGGAAAGGTGTTGAATATAAGTCAAAAGGCAGTAGAAGGAAGGATATATAGAGGAAAGCAAAAACTAAGAGATAAGCTTTTAAAGGGAGGGAATATAGTATGCAGCAAAAGCCAGATTATTTAG
- a CDS encoding LiaI-LiaF-like domain-containing protein has product MRKIGTLTLALSLIYYGIWMALRNMNPSLAKDIFLWWPVIFVLLGIEVLFNLRKSENIRKMGFNVGLIFMILVFFITNLFYQRYNNPFNSIVNIKNNLIDSNWDINTKSIHTTKIIAIKNNKFQFQTANGNLDIKRSGDNNVKLDLNVKVKEDSGIKKYDINEQNENDLTKVDINEDYIKGVEGTLFIPDGADANLVIDNLNINSRDNLTDTVLNIDSKNGKFVVSNVAHLGIQALNGEVSVNDVKDTSLKVDNGKLNIAGNMENVDVNMKNASVDIDNSTFKNINIEGNNGAVRVNTKDNNVDANLTCNIGECNFNGEKINRGTLTKTTGNGSNKIKASVDIGSVKVNSQE; this is encoded by the coding sequence ATGAGAAAGATAGGAACACTAACCTTAGCATTAAGTTTAATATATTATGGAATTTGGATGGCATTGAGAAATATGAATCCTTCACTTGCAAAAGATATATTTCTATGGTGGCCAGTTATATTTGTGTTATTGGGAATAGAGGTATTGTTTAATTTGAGAAAATCAGAAAACATAAGAAAAATGGGCTTCAATGTAGGATTAATATTTATGATATTAGTATTTTTTATAACTAACTTATTTTATCAAAGATACAATAATCCATTTAATTCCATTGTCAATATTAAAAATAATTTAATTGATTCTAATTGGGATATAAATACAAAATCAATTCATACTACTAAGATTATTGCAATAAAAAACAATAAATTTCAATTCCAAACTGCAAATGGTAATTTAGATATAAAAAGATCTGGAGACAATAATGTGAAATTAGATTTGAATGTGAAGGTAAAAGAAGATAGTGGCATAAAAAAGTATGATATAAATGAGCAGAATGAAAATGATTTAACAAAAGTGGATATAAATGAGGATTATATAAAAGGTGTAGAGGGAACATTATTTATTCCAGATGGAGCAGATGCTAATCTTGTAATAGACAATTTGAATATAAACTCTAGGGATAATCTTACAGATACAGTATTAAATATAGATTCTAAAAATGGAAAGTTTGTTGTGAGTAATGTTGCACATCTAGGAATTCAAGCATTAAATGGAGAGGTAAGTGTAAATGATGTAAAGGATACAAGCTTAAAGGTTGATAATGGCAAATTAAATATTGCAGGTAATATGGAAAATGTAGATGTTAATATGAAAAATGCCAGTGTAGATATTGATAATAGTACATTTAAAAATATTAATATAGAGGGAAATAATGGGGCTGTGAGAGTTAATACTAAGGATAATAATGTTGATGCAAATTTAACCTGTAATATAGGAGAATGTAATTTCAATGGAGAAAAAATAAATCGTGGCACTTTGACAAAAACTACAGGTAATGGAAGTAATAAAATTAAAGCTAGTGTAGACATAGGTTCTGTAAAAGTTAATAGTCAGGAGTGA
- a CDS encoding IS256 family transposase yields MSFSRKELIKQLIKETKPTSAKDVQETLKDLFADTLKEMLEAELDDHLGYSKYDYKNKNTSNSRNGRSSKKVISDLGEFQLDVPRDRNSSFEPEVVKKNQTDISGIEDQVIGMYAKGMTTRDIATHLENIYGFEASPTLISGITDKITPIAKEWQNRPLEAVYPIIFMDAIHYKVKQDNRVINKAAYAVIGVNLDGIKEVLGIWIGANETSKYWLLVLNELKNRGVNDILIACVDGLNGFKEAIKAIYPRTEIQRCIIHQIRNSSKYVSYKDLKAFNADLKLVYTSATEDAALAELAKFEEKWGDKYLIAIRSWKANWEELSTFFKYPPEIRKIIYTTNAMESYNRQLRKVTKSKSVFPSDDALLKMLYLATMDISKKWTQSIRGWAQILAQLSIYFSDRLETVIF; encoded by the coding sequence ATGTCTTTTTCAAGAAAGGAACTTATTAAACAACTTATTAAGGAAACAAAGCCTACAAGTGCAAAAGATGTTCAAGAAACATTGAAAGATCTATTCGCCGATACGCTTAAAGAAATGTTAGAAGCGGAGCTTGATGACCATCTGGGATATTCTAAATATGACTACAAAAATAAAAATACATCTAATAGTAGAAATGGACGAAGCTCTAAAAAGGTAATTTCAGATCTTGGAGAATTTCAACTTGATGTACCAAGAGATAGAAACAGTAGTTTTGAACCGGAGGTTGTTAAGAAAAATCAAACAGATATATCTGGAATTGAAGATCAAGTTATTGGTATGTATGCAAAAGGAATGACTACCAGAGATATTGCTACTCACTTAGAAAACATATATGGTTTTGAGGCTTCGCCTACACTAATATCTGGTATAACAGATAAAATTACTCCTATAGCTAAAGAATGGCAAAATAGACCATTAGAAGCCGTTTATCCTATAATCTTTATGGATGCCATACATTATAAAGTTAAACAGGATAATAGAGTCATAAACAAGGCTGCTTACGCAGTTATTGGAGTAAACTTAGATGGTATTAAAGAAGTTTTGGGAATTTGGATTGGAGCTAATGAAACATCAAAATACTGGCTCTTAGTATTAAATGAACTTAAAAATAGAGGGGTTAATGATATACTTATAGCTTGTGTTGATGGTCTTAATGGATTTAAAGAAGCTATTAAAGCGATTTATCCTCGTACTGAGATTCAGAGATGCATAATACATCAAATTAGAAACTCTTCTAAATATGTATCTTATAAAGATTTAAAAGCATTCAATGCAGATTTAAAACTAGTATATACATCTGCAACAGAAGATGCAGCCTTAGCGGAGCTAGCTAAATTTGAAGAAAAATGGGGAGATAAATATCTTATTGCTATCCGCTCATGGAAAGCTAATTGGGAAGAACTTTCTACATTCTTCAAATACCCGCCAGAGATACGAAAAATAATATATACTACCAATGCAATGGAAAGCTATAATAGACAATTAAGAAAAGTAACCAAGAGTAAAAGCGTATTTCCTTCAGATGATGCTTTACTTAAAATGCTTTATCTAGCAACAATGGATATAAGCAAAAAGTGGACCCAATCTATACGTGGATGGGCTCAAATACTAGCTCAATTATCTATATATTTTAGTGATAGGCTTGAAACTGTAATTTTTTAA
- a CDS encoding type I phosphomannose isomerase catalytic subunit, translating into MYPLKFENLYYEKIWGGRDLERLRDNLSDGKIGESWDVACHEHGMSIVANGKYKNLSLDKLIKLEGKNILGDKINQEKFPLLIKLINAKDKLSVQVHPNDEYGKRVEGELGKTEIWYVIEAFEGANLVVGTKECTKKQFQKAIDTGNFDEYLNKISVKKGEVYFVKSGLVHAIGQGIIIAEIQQNSDTTYRVYDYNRGRELHIDKALDVIDFSLKGEQSRGLKVENEDYNKTFYSLCDKFSLELYEIKSGLQEESDRERFYIFTCVEGEGVIFFNGGEEKIKYGDSILIPAYLGKYEIRGKLKVLKSYVPDVKKVEQEIIGVVEM; encoded by the coding sequence ATGTATCCTTTAAAATTTGAAAATTTATATTACGAAAAGATTTGGGGTGGGAGAGATTTAGAAAGACTAAGAGATAATTTGTCGGATGGGAAAATTGGTGAAAGCTGGGATGTAGCTTGCCATGAACATGGAATGAGTATAGTAGCTAATGGAAAGTATAAAAATTTAAGCCTAGATAAACTAATTAAATTAGAAGGAAAAAATATATTAGGAGATAAAATAAATCAAGAAAAGTTTCCACTTTTAATTAAATTGATTAATGCCAAAGATAAATTATCTGTACAAGTTCATCCTAATGATGAATATGGGAAAAGAGTTGAGGGTGAGCTTGGAAAAACAGAAATTTGGTATGTTATTGAAGCTTTTGAAGGTGCTAATTTAGTAGTTGGAACTAAAGAGTGTACAAAGAAACAGTTTCAGAAAGCCATAGACACTGGAAATTTTGATGAATATCTAAATAAAATATCTGTTAAAAAAGGTGAAGTTTATTTTGTAAAAAGTGGATTAGTCCATGCTATAGGACAGGGTATAATAATAGCTGAAATTCAGCAGAATAGTGATACTACCTATAGGGTATATGATTACAACAGGGGAAGGGAATTACATATTGATAAGGCATTAGATGTAATTGATTTTAGTCTTAAGGGTGAACAAAGCAGAGGCCTAAAGGTGGAAAATGAAGATTATAATAAGACTTTTTATTCACTTTGTGATAAATTTTCTTTAGAACTTTATGAAATAAAAAGTGGACTTCAAGAAGAAAGTGATAGAGAAAGATTTTATATATTCACTTGTGTTGAAGGCGAAGGTGTTATATTTTTTAATGGTGGAGAAGAAAAAATAAAATATGGGGATAGTATATTGATTCCTGCATATTTAGGGAAATATGAAATTAGAGGAAAGCTAAAGGTTTTAAAATCTTATGTTCCAGATGTAAAGAAAGTTGAACAGGAAATAATTGGTGTGGTAGAAATGTAA
- a CDS encoding Mur ligase family protein produces the protein MFKIKINSFFSILISKVIIILSKKLFKGGTNFPGRVALKLDRNILNVVTKNYKVVLVTGTNGKTTTTNMIYNMLKESGKKVITNNTGANLKSGITSCFIDHFRFTKAKGNCYAVIEVDEANVKLITEYLIPEIIIITNLFRDQLDRYGEVYTTLNKIMDGVIKVPEATLVLNGDESLLGDLDVPNKTFYYGFNCSTNENKNVDINADAKFCKKCKNAYSYDFITYNHLGKFYCSKCGYKRPELTYHVDEIKELSTSGSLVCINNSEYYINQPGVYNIYNGLCALSTAKLLGIENSVIANSLKNIKSSFGRQEAININGKELKIILVKNPAGYDQALNTVSLDNRDINICILLNDNYADGRDVSWIWDVNFEILSKLNIKKTIVGGIRLYDIAVRLKIAGIDHNKFVIGENYEEILKNIEHCDGNIVYVLATYTAMIDFRKFLHTKGVIKKLW, from the coding sequence GTGTTTAAAATTAAAATCAATTCATTTTTTAGTATTTTAATTTCAAAAGTAATTATTATATTGTCTAAAAAATTATTCAAGGGTGGTACAAATTTTCCTGGAAGAGTAGCCTTGAAACTGGACAGAAATATTCTGAATGTAGTAACAAAAAATTATAAAGTTGTACTTGTAACTGGAACAAATGGTAAAACAACCACCACCAATATGATTTATAATATGCTCAAGGAAAGCGGTAAAAAAGTAATTACTAATAACACAGGAGCTAATTTAAAATCAGGCATAACCTCCTGCTTTATAGATCATTTTCGTTTTACTAAAGCTAAGGGTAATTGTTATGCTGTTATAGAAGTGGATGAAGCAAACGTTAAACTTATAACTGAATATTTGATTCCCGAAATTATTATAATAACAAATTTATTTAGAGATCAGCTTGATAGATATGGCGAAGTTTACACAACCTTGAACAAGATAATGGATGGTGTGATAAAAGTGCCTGAAGCTACTTTAGTGCTTAATGGTGACGAGTCCTTACTTGGTGATTTGGATGTTCCAAATAAAACATTCTATTATGGATTTAACTGTTCTACAAACGAAAATAAGAATGTGGATATAAATGCAGATGCTAAGTTCTGTAAAAAGTGCAAAAATGCCTATTCTTATGATTTTATTACCTATAATCATTTAGGAAAATTTTATTGCAGCAAGTGCGGCTACAAAAGACCAGAACTTACTTACCATGTTGATGAGATAAAAGAGCTCTCAACCTCAGGCTCTCTTGTGTGTATAAATAACTCAGAATACTACATAAATCAACCTGGTGTTTATAATATTTATAATGGACTATGTGCACTTTCTACTGCAAAACTCCTAGGCATTGAAAACTCTGTTATAGCTAATTCTCTTAAGAATATTAAAAGCAGCTTTGGCAGACAGGAAGCCATTAATATTAATGGCAAGGAATTAAAAATAATACTAGTTAAAAATCCAGCTGGATATGATCAGGCATTAAATACTGTTTCTTTGGACAACAGAGATATAAATATTTGTATTCTTTTAAATGACAATTACGCAGATGGCCGAGATGTTTCCTGGATTTGGGATGTAAACTTTGAAATTCTAAGTAAACTAAATATTAAAAAAACCATAGTTGGCGGAATAAGATTGTATGATATAGCAGTACGTTTAAAAATTGCAGGCATTGATCATAACAAATTTGTAATCGGAGAAAATTACGAAGAAATATTAAAAAACATAGAACATTGTGATGGTAATATTGTATATGTACTGGCTACTTATACTGCTATGATTGATTTTAGAAAATTTCTTCATACTAAAGGTGTAATTAAAAAACTATGGTAG
- a CDS encoding type 1 glutamine amidotransferase yields the protein MELNICHLYPDLLNVYGDIGNILILKYRAEQRDIKINIFNVSLNDNFDPDEYDIVFFGGGQDYEQSIVSNDLIKTKKEGISQYINSGKVFLSICGGYQLLGKYYTTPDGEKLEGLGILDIYTDGGDTRFIGNTVIKNEETNEIYVGFENHSGRTYINNLKPLGKVIKGYGNNGSDGFEGCIYKNTYGTYFHGSLLSKNPELADRLIKTALELKYGEINLEPIDNDLELKAKEFIIGRETGNVKNS from the coding sequence ATGGAATTGAATATATGTCATTTATATCCTGATTTATTAAATGTTTATGGTGATATTGGAAATATACTAATTTTAAAATATAGAGCTGAACAGAGAGATATAAAAATAAATATATTTAATGTATCCCTAAATGATAATTTTGATCCTGATGAGTACGATATAGTCTTTTTTGGAGGCGGCCAGGATTATGAACAGTCTATAGTATCTAATGACTTAATTAAAACTAAAAAAGAAGGAATTTCTCAGTACATAAACAGCGGCAAAGTGTTTCTATCTATCTGTGGAGGCTATCAGCTTCTAGGAAAATATTATACTACGCCAGATGGTGAAAAATTAGAAGGCCTTGGCATATTAGATATATACACAGATGGAGGAGATACTAGATTCATAGGCAATACAGTAATAAAAAATGAGGAAACCAATGAAATATATGTAGGCTTTGAAAATCATTCTGGTAGAACTTATATAAATAACTTAAAACCTTTAGGAAAAGTTATTAAGGGCTATGGCAACAATGGTTCCGATGGATTTGAAGGCTGTATATATAAAAATACCTATGGTACTTATTTTCATGGTTCACTTTTATCCAAGAATCCCGAACTTGCAGATAGATTAATAAAAACCGCTTTAGAACTAAAATACGGTGAAATAAATCTAGAACCTATTGACAATGATTTAGAGTTAAAGGCAAAGGAATTTATCATAGGAAGAGAAACAGGTAATGTAAAAAATTCTTAG
- a CDS encoding undecaprenyl-diphosphate phosphatase, which produces MSMNFLLIIKVIILGIVEGVTEFLPISSTGHLIMFNDLLNFKGEFSNLFDIVIQLGAILAVVVLFWDKLLKSLKTVVDPSFKSFGSKLWRNLIIAFIPSGVVGVLFHHFVDKHLMKVFPVALALLVGGILMILVENKFRNNNKTNDISDVTVKQAFIIGCFQCLSVIWPGFSRSASTIMGGWIVGLSTVAAAEFSFFLAIPTMIIATGYTLLGNLSVLTGMEVIEIAIGFIVSFIVALLVVDKFMNFLKKRSMRIFAIYRIIFSIIFLILVFTKVVSI; this is translated from the coding sequence ATGTCGATGAATTTTTTATTGATTATAAAGGTAATTATACTTGGAATTGTAGAAGGTGTAACAGAATTTTTACCTATTTCATCTACCGGACACTTAATAATGTTCAATGACCTTCTTAATTTTAAGGGAGAGTTTAGCAATTTATTTGATATAGTAATACAATTAGGTGCAATACTTGCAGTAGTAGTGCTGTTTTGGGACAAACTTCTAAAATCGCTTAAAACAGTTGTAGATCCAAGCTTCAAAAGTTTTGGATCTAAGCTTTGGAGAAATCTAATTATAGCATTTATTCCATCTGGAGTGGTGGGAGTCCTTTTTCACCATTTTGTAGATAAGCATTTAATGAAGGTATTTCCAGTAGCATTGGCATTATTAGTTGGTGGTATATTGATGATATTAGTAGAAAATAAGTTTAGAAATAATAATAAAACTAATGATATATCAGATGTAACTGTAAAGCAGGCATTTATAATTGGATGTTTTCAGTGTCTTTCTGTAATTTGGCCAGGATTCTCAAGATCAGCTTCTACAATAATGGGTGGATGGATAGTAGGCTTATCAACAGTTGCAGCTGCTGAATTTTCATTTTTTTTAGCAATTCCTACAATGATTATTGCAACGGGATATACTCTTTTAGGAAATCTATCTGTACTAACAGGAATGGAAGTTATTGAAATAGCTATTGGATTTATAGTATCTTTTATAGTTGCTCTGTTAGTGGTAGATAAATTTATGAATTTCTTGAAAAAAAGATCTATGAGAATATTTGCTATTTACAGAATTATATTTTCAATTATATTTTTAATATTAGTCTTTACTAAAGTAGTATCAATATAA